In Aestuariibaculum lutulentum, one DNA window encodes the following:
- a CDS encoding DUF418 domain-containing protein, protein MTTNEQNLSPLKPTDRIQSLDIMRGIVLLGILIMNINGMGLARAYADPTISGGYTSWDLTTWIIANMFFEGTMRALFSLLFGVGMYILLDRLEKKGAGIKAANIYFRRLLWLLVFGLIHAYLLLWFGEILYNYALMGFLVFSFRYINPKTLIAIAAFLIIAGTTWDYFDIKSDLEFAEQAKIANQYKSEGKELTDDLKEASKKWEAMQKKRTPASIEEYNENMRKGYFSVVAFLAPFNTKFNEHDSYRYDLWDVLSMMLLGIALFKLNILSAEKSFKFYSVMALICYAIGLSINYHETKLILDNNFSYSAFAKSFYTYQLGRVATSLGHVALIMIFCKLPILRWLKTSLSAVGKMALTNYVMHSVFAMFIFTGVGLGLFGTLQRHELMYIVFAIWIFQLIVSPIWLKYYQFGPLEWLWRNLSYLKRHPLKK, encoded by the coding sequence ATGACCACAAATGAACAAAACTTATCCCCTTTAAAACCTACAGACCGAATTCAATCTCTAGATATTATGAGGGGCATTGTCCTTCTGGGAATTCTTATTATGAATATTAACGGTATGGGACTTGCACGAGCCTATGCAGACCCTACCATTTCTGGTGGTTATACTAGTTGGGATTTAACAACCTGGATTATTGCTAACATGTTTTTTGAAGGTACCATGCGCGCTTTGTTTTCGCTACTTTTTGGTGTAGGCATGTATATTCTGTTAGATCGCTTAGAAAAGAAAGGTGCAGGGATTAAAGCAGCAAATATTTATTTCCGACGATTATTATGGTTATTGGTTTTTGGATTGATTCATGCCTACTTATTACTCTGGTTTGGAGAGATTCTGTATAATTATGCGTTGATGGGCTTTTTAGTTTTCTCCTTTAGATACATAAATCCTAAAACACTAATTGCAATTGCTGCATTTTTAATTATCGCTGGAACAACCTGGGATTACTTCGATATTAAATCGGATTTAGAATTTGCTGAACAAGCAAAAATAGCAAATCAATACAAATCTGAAGGAAAAGAATTAACCGACGATTTAAAAGAAGCTTCAAAAAAATGGGAAGCCATGCAAAAGAAAAGAACTCCGGCCTCAATTGAAGAATATAATGAAAATATGCGCAAGGGTTATTTTTCGGTAGTCGCATTTTTAGCGCCATTTAACACTAAATTTAATGAACATGATTCGTATCGTTATGATTTATGGGATGTGTTAAGTATGATGCTTTTAGGCATTGCTTTATTTAAATTAAATATTCTTTCGGCTGAAAAATCTTTTAAGTTTTATAGCGTAATGGCACTCATCTGTTATGCCATTGGATTATCCATAAATTACCATGAAACCAAACTGATATTAGATAACAACTTCTCTTATTCAGCCTTTGCCAAATCATTTTACACCTATCAACTAGGACGCGTAGCCACATCTCTGGGACATGTAGCTCTTATAATGATATTTTGTAAGCTACCTATATTAAGATGGCTAAAAACAAGTCTTTCGGCGGTAGGCAAAATGGCTTTAACTAATTATGTTATGCATTCGGTTTTTGCTATGTTTATATTTACCGGGGTTGGTTTGGGGTTATTTGGAACATTGCAGCGTCATGAACTTATGTATATTGTTTTTGCAATATGGATATTTCAACTCATTGTCAGTCCGATTTGGCTAAAATATTACCAGTTTGGTCCTTTGGAATGGCTATGGCGAAACCTGAGTTACTTAAAACGTCATCCATTAAAGAAATAA
- a CDS encoding DsrE family protein, with translation MKTVISCIWACLLSLIVIAQEKPVKIVFDVTSGDTKVHQAAVRHVKAMSEAYPNSQFEVVMYSGAMDMVLKDKSVVADDVAKLVQKDNIDFVICQGTMKRHNTKDEDLIKGVKQVPDGILEIVSKQKEGWGYIKESQ, from the coding sequence ATGAAAACAGTAATCAGCTGTATCTGGGCATGCCTGCTCTCTTTGATTGTCATCGCTCAGGAAAAACCCGTAAAAATAGTATTCGATGTTACCAGTGGCGATACCAAAGTACATCAAGCCGCTGTTCGGCATGTTAAAGCCATGTCTGAAGCCTATCCGAATTCACAATTCGAAGTGGTGATGTACAGCGGCGCTATGGATATGGTTTTAAAAGACAAATCGGTAGTCGCCGATGATGTTGCCAAACTGGTTCAAAAAGACAATATCGACTTTGTCATTTGTCAGGGCACCATGAAACGTCATAATACCAAAGACGAAGATCTTATTAAAGGCGTCAAACAAGTACCCGACGGTATTCTGGAAATTGTATCTAAGCAAAAAGAAGGTTGGGGTTACATAAAAGAAAGTCAGTAA
- a CDS encoding Tat (twin-arginine translocation) pathway signal sequence containing protein: MKTTNNTRRQFLGALALGATASTISVLTNPIYASTTIFDESKMNETYDWFDQIKGTHRVVYDGSTPHYGLPILWNWAFYLTNNETGSPDTDITAMTVLRHSGLCLALNDEIWKKYKLGEIFNVKDHTKEFAVRNPFYEPQDGDYPINGPGGLKSLDERGAMFCACDLATKVYSGKVAEKMGLDPTKVYQEWVNGMLPNVKLVPSGVWALERAQAHQCAYIFAGE; this comes from the coding sequence ATGAAAACAACAAACAACACTAGACGACAATTTTTAGGCGCACTTGCCTTAGGAGCAACAGCCAGTACTATTTCGGTATTAACGAATCCGATTTACGCCAGTACCACTATTTTTGACGAATCAAAAATGAATGAAACTTACGATTGGTTCGACCAAATTAAAGGAACTCATCGTGTAGTTTATGATGGTTCAACGCCTCACTACGGATTGCCGATACTCTGGAACTGGGCCTTCTATTTAACAAATAATGAAACTGGCTCACCTGATACCGATATTACAGCCATGACTGTTTTACGCCATAGTGGACTATGTCTGGCACTTAACGATGAAATCTGGAAAAAATACAAACTAGGTGAAATTTTCAATGTAAAAGATCACACAAAAGAATTTGCTGTTAGAAATCCATTCTACGAACCACAGGATGGCGATTACCCAATAAACGGTCCTGGTGGACTAAAAAGTTTAGACGAACGTGGCGCCATGTTTTGTGCATGCGATTTGGCAACTAAAGTTTATAGCGGCAAAGTAGCCGAAAAAATGGGCTTAGATCCAACTAAAGTATATCAGGAATGGGTAAATGGTATGTTACCAAACGTTAAGCTTGTTCCATCAGGAGTTTGGGCTCTTGAAAGAGCGCAAGCACATCAATGTGCCTATATCTTCGCTGGTGAATAA
- a CDS encoding c-type cytochrome, with translation MPNIYYMNYDVASLNDSEANTIIKYGYELFNETPKYIGPDNGNPNMAYQGNRLACKNCHLNSGTKPYSAPLIGIIQRFPQFRGRENKIGTIEERINGCMERSMNGHMLPADSQEMKAIVKYLEYLSRYAPKDGNIEGQGFVKLKIPNRPVNLAHGKIVFENNCAVCHTSSGLGVKDSNGFTYEYPPLWGEDSYNHGAGMARVITSAQFIKANMPFGTTYDAPVLTDEEAYDVAGYVNMQQRPLKSNPEKDFPDLKKKPVSTPYPPYADIFSTEQHQIGPFQPIMEYYKKTYNITKTK, from the coding sequence ATGCCTAACATCTATTACATGAATTATGATGTGGCGTCATTGAACGATTCCGAAGCTAATACTATAATTAAATACGGATACGAATTATTCAACGAGACGCCTAAATACATTGGTCCCGATAACGGAAACCCCAATATGGCTTATCAGGGAAATCGCTTAGCCTGTAAAAATTGTCATCTCAACTCAGGAACAAAACCCTATTCGGCTCCCTTAATAGGCATCATTCAGCGCTTTCCACAGTTTAGAGGACGAGAAAATAAAATAGGCACCATTGAAGAACGTATTAATGGATGCATGGAACGGAGTATGAACGGCCATATGCTTCCAGCAGATAGTCAAGAAATGAAAGCTATCGTAAAATATCTGGAATACCTGAGCCGATATGCCCCGAAAGATGGTAATATTGAAGGTCAGGGGTTTGTAAAACTAAAAATACCTAATCGTCCTGTGAATTTAGCTCATGGAAAGATCGTCTTTGAAAACAATTGTGCCGTATGCCATACCAGTAGCGGTTTAGGTGTTAAAGATAGTAACGGATTCACCTATGAATATCCACCTCTTTGGGGAGAAGATTCGTATAATCATGGCGCAGGAATGGCTAGAGTAATTACTTCTGCCCAGTTTATAAAAGCCAATATGCCTTTCGGAACCACCTATGATGCTCCTGTTTTAACCGATGAGGAAGCTTACGATGTTGCTGGATATGTAAACATGCAGCAACGCCCGTTAAAATCAAATCCTGAAAAAGATTTCCCCGATTTAAAAAAGAAACCCGTCTCTACCCCTTACCCGCCTTACGCCGATATTTTTTCAACTGAACAGCACCAGATAGGTCCATTTCAACCTATTATGGAATACTACAAAAAAACCTATAACATTACTAAAACCAAATAA
- a CDS encoding 4Fe-4S binding protein, with protein MKTSKYSILNANQAVAKIAFKTNEVMPIYPITPASEMSELVEQWAAENKINYQGLTPSVYQMQSEAGVAGAMHGALITGALSSTFTASQGLLLMLPNLYKIAGELTPNVIHVATRSIATHALSVFGDHSDVMAVRQSGYAMLASASVQEAHDFALIAQVASLKSRIPFIHFFDGFRTSHEISKIKTNTDEIIQQLTPSEAIQEHRDRALNTNKPTIKGTSQAADVFFQSREATNTTYNSCPDIVQHTMEIFETLTGRPYKLFEYIGHPEAESIIISMASSTETIEETIQYLNQKGEKLGLIKVKLYRPFSTKHLIEALPKTCKSVAVLDRTKEPGSNGEPLYLDVLQSLTEAFQTHQIPHLPQVIGGRYGLSSKEFTPTMVKAIFDNLKENSPKNHFTVSITDDVTHLSLTTKENLYINQSYQAIFYETKRKSLGENFKQILKLIGSKKHTFIQGYTECDYKKSNSRNVSHLRIDNKPIKAPYLIENANFIATDSVNFIENDMVIETLKPGGLLLVNSDLTTKNFWTSLSQSVQTKIIKKSIILKIVNIETIQDLEITSNLNVSALQVCFLALTNQCLDAETIALIKQHIQKVDTSEVILNSENSNPFSNTFLGKLIANQGHSIPVSALPLDGTYPTNTSQFNSIEATSYIPEWKTDLCTQCGVCSMACPQGALRIKVFDDIYLNQTPKGFKSIKATETEWEIYLLNYTIQINPNQCNGCNNCVDACSSKALKLTDKQAKTNDDNWDYFNSMHEFDRTKIDTTKMSQQQLQEPLFKYPMGVKGCGEAPYLKLLSQLYGDRLLIANATGASSIFGGALPTTPWSTNNNGQGPAWANSLFEDNAEFGLGYKLSIDQQLAQARQLLKQLSPELPLKLVYDILNNKQTNGKEIHNQRTYVNQLKTILKTIETNKHKQLYNLADNFIKKSIWIVGGDGWAYDIGFSGIDHVLASGKNVNILVLDNEVYDNTGGQASKATPFGAEAKFTFNGNKKQKKDLGLMAVNYGNVYVASIAIGANPKQTLKAFNEAESFNGPSIIIAYCHSESHGIDMTKPSQYHKAAVQSGQWLLYRHDPRRLKYSQPPLQLDSKAPSIKITDYLKLEQRFSKLFKDDNHSAEKALVTYQNHINNKFKTYLNISQPNNLINNKITYTNN; from the coding sequence ATGAAAACTTCAAAATACAGTATCCTAAACGCCAATCAGGCTGTGGCTAAAATCGCCTTCAAAACCAATGAAGTGATGCCTATTTACCCGATTACTCCAGCATCAGAAATGAGCGAACTGGTTGAGCAATGGGCTGCTGAAAACAAAATAAATTATCAAGGTTTAACACCTAGTGTTTATCAAATGCAAAGTGAAGCAGGTGTTGCCGGCGCCATGCATGGTGCCTTAATAACCGGAGCGTTATCATCAACTTTTACAGCCTCACAAGGCTTACTGTTGATGCTACCGAACCTTTATAAAATTGCAGGAGAACTTACCCCTAATGTTATTCATGTTGCCACTAGAAGTATTGCAACTCATGCTTTATCTGTATTTGGAGATCACAGCGATGTTATGGCTGTTAGACAATCCGGCTATGCTATGCTTGCCAGTGCTTCGGTTCAGGAGGCTCATGACTTTGCTCTTATCGCCCAGGTAGCCAGTCTGAAAAGTAGAATACCTTTTATTCATTTTTTTGATGGTTTCAGAACCTCACACGAAATTTCTAAAATTAAAACTAATACCGATGAAATCATTCAGCAACTTACCCCTTCCGAAGCTATTCAAGAACATCGTGATCGTGCTTTAAATACAAATAAACCAACTATCAAAGGAACATCACAAGCTGCCGATGTGTTTTTTCAAAGTCGGGAAGCGACAAATACCACATATAACTCATGTCCCGATATCGTTCAACATACAATGGAAATATTCGAAACCCTAACCGGAAGACCATACAAATTATTCGAATATATCGGACATCCTGAGGCAGAATCAATCATCATATCTATGGCATCTTCAACTGAAACCATTGAAGAAACCATTCAGTATTTAAACCAAAAAGGTGAAAAACTAGGCTTGATTAAAGTGAAATTGTACAGACCTTTTAGCACTAAACATCTTATTGAAGCCTTACCAAAAACTTGCAAATCCGTAGCCGTTTTAGACCGAACCAAAGAACCAGGATCTAACGGTGAACCTTTATATTTAGATGTGTTACAGTCTTTAACTGAAGCATTTCAAACTCATCAAATACCTCATTTACCCCAAGTCATTGGAGGTCGCTATGGCTTATCTTCAAAAGAGTTTACGCCAACCATGGTCAAAGCAATTTTCGATAACCTTAAGGAAAACAGCCCTAAAAATCATTTTACCGTGAGCATTACTGACGATGTAACTCACTTAAGTTTAACCACAAAAGAAAATCTTTATATAAATCAATCTTATCAAGCTATATTTTACGAAACCAAACGCAAATCGCTTGGCGAAAACTTTAAACAGATATTAAAGCTTATCGGTTCAAAAAAACATACGTTCATTCAAGGCTATACAGAGTGTGATTATAAAAAATCGAACTCCAGAAATGTATCACATTTACGAATAGACAACAAACCTATAAAAGCTCCGTACCTAATTGAAAATGCCAACTTTATCGCCACTGATAGCGTAAACTTTATAGAAAACGATATGGTTATAGAAACTCTAAAACCAGGCGGTTTATTATTAGTAAATTCTGATTTAACGACTAAAAACTTCTGGACATCATTATCTCAATCGGTACAAACGAAAATCATTAAAAAATCAATCATTTTAAAGATTGTAAACATTGAAACTATTCAAGATTTAGAAATTACAAGTAACCTTAATGTTTCAGCATTACAAGTTTGTTTTTTGGCGCTAACAAATCAGTGTTTAGATGCCGAAACCATAGCATTGATAAAACAACATATCCAAAAGGTTGATACTTCCGAAGTTATATTAAACTCAGAAAATAGCAATCCATTTTCTAACACCTTTTTAGGAAAACTAATTGCTAACCAGGGGCATTCTATTCCCGTTAGTGCACTACCTTTAGATGGCACCTACCCCACAAACACCTCACAATTCAACTCTATTGAAGCAACATCTTATATACCAGAGTGGAAAACTGATTTATGTACACAATGCGGAGTTTGCAGTATGGCTTGTCCACAAGGGGCTTTACGCATTAAAGTCTTTGACGATATTTATTTAAATCAGACTCCTAAAGGTTTTAAATCTATTAAAGCCACAGAAACAGAATGGGAAATCTATCTTTTAAATTATACTATTCAAATCAATCCTAACCAATGTAACGGCTGCAATAACTGTGTTGATGCCTGTAGCTCAAAAGCTTTAAAATTAACAGATAAACAAGCTAAAACAAATGACGACAACTGGGATTATTTCAATTCTATGCATGAATTTGACCGAACAAAAATTGACACTACAAAAATGAGTCAGCAGCAATTACAGGAACCCTTATTTAAATACCCTATGGGCGTTAAAGGCTGTGGTGAAGCACCTTACTTAAAACTATTATCGCAACTTTACGGCGACCGATTATTAATTGCAAATGCTACGGGTGCCAGTTCTATTTTTGGAGGTGCATTACCAACCACCCCCTGGAGCACAAACAATAATGGACAAGGTCCTGCCTGGGCAAACTCTCTATTTGAAGATAATGCCGAATTCGGTTTAGGTTATAAATTATCTATTGACCAACAGTTAGCACAAGCCAGACAACTTTTAAAACAATTGTCTCCCGAATTACCTTTAAAACTGGTTTACGATATTTTAAATAATAAACAAACCAATGGAAAGGAAATACACAATCAGAGAACTTATGTGAACCAGCTAAAAACAATTTTAAAAACAATTGAAACTAATAAACACAAACAACTCTATAATTTAGCAGATAATTTTATTAAAAAAAGCATCTGGATTGTTGGTGGTGATGGCTGGGCTTACGATATAGGATTCAGTGGTATCGACCATGTATTGGCTTCTGGTAAAAATGTAAATATTCTGGTTTTAGATAATGAAGTTTATGATAATACTGGTGGACAAGCCTCTAAAGCCACTCCTTTTGGTGCCGAAGCTAAATTTACTTTTAATGGCAATAAAAAACAAAAAAAGGATTTAGGTTTAATGGCTGTGAACTATGGCAATGTTTATGTAGCATCAATTGCTATTGGGGCAAATCCGAAACAAACTTTAAAAGCCTTTAATGAAGCAGAAAGTTTTAATGGACCATCAATTATCATTGCTTACTGTCATAGCGAGTCACATGGTATCGACATGACTAAACCCAGTCAATATCACAAAGCAGCAGTACAATCCGGACAATGGCTGCTTTACCGTCATGACCCAAGACGTCTAAAATATAGTCAACCACCTCTACAACTAGATTCTAAAGCACCAAGTATTAAGATTACAGACTATCTGAAACTGGAACAACGATTTTCAAAACTATTCAAAGATGATAATCATTCAGCTGAAAAAGCACTGGTAACTTATCAAAATCACATTAATAATAAATTTAAAACATACCTAAACATATCGCAACCCAACAATCTGATAAACAACAAAATAACTTATACTAACAACTAA
- a CDS encoding OsmC family protein produces the protein MITTANVKNGVNVDQLVETIGAVQQNPELAKFQFRSKNNWIDGGHCVSSIKEFYGVGQEDTSRQETFTMECDHPNVLLGNDTAATPPEVVLHALGSCLTGAMVYHAAANGITIEGAESSLKGNLDLHGFLGLDPEVRTGFDGITFTLKVKSDASVEQLENLAKFSPVFDMITNPTPVKIEIVKQ, from the coding sequence ATGATTACAACAGCAAATGTAAAAAACGGAGTAAACGTAGACCAATTAGTAGAAACCATTGGAGCAGTTCAACAAAATCCAGAATTAGCAAAATTCCAATTCAGATCTAAAAACAACTGGATTGATGGCGGACATTGTGTATCAAGCATTAAAGAATTTTACGGCGTAGGACAAGAAGATACTTCTCGTCAAGAAACCTTCACTATGGAATGTGACCACCCAAACGTTTTATTAGGTAACGACACTGCTGCTACACCACCTGAAGTTGTATTACACGCTTTAGGATCTTGCTTAACAGGAGCTATGGTCTACCACGCCGCTGCAAACGGTATTACCATTGAAGGTGCCGAATCGTCTTTAAAAGGTAACTTAGACTTACACGGATTCTTAGGATTAGATCCTGAAGTTAGAACCGGATTCGACGGTATCACCTTTACTTTAAAAGTGAAATCTGATGCAAGCGTAGAACAACTTGAAAACCTTGCTAAATTCTCTCCGGTATTCGACATGATTACCAACCCAACGCCTGTTAAAATAGAAATTGTAAAACAATAG
- a CDS encoding sigma 54-interacting transcriptional regulator, protein MPDVFNNSVSEFLTGVPFFTEVSRPSLDKLCKASKTETFLKNESILTKGDVGDSMFVILEGHVKVHEGNHIYCFLKAGECFGEYALIDDQRRSASVTTVEKTNVLIIDRKNFVNLIKTDTGFANGILSVLIKRHRELDIIQERLASSKKDIEIAHSKMSGLINGAMDAIIMFNQNFKITLTNPSANKLLENDDVLQRNVLFFFDDDSADLIETIVNNEIDNDTINQFLPQIIKVIGSNNTETLNEGTISKYGVENDYYYTLILRNTEDRIRAENKINQLTNQAQYLEEEIQELTSGYGIIAENQNMKAALNLIHQVAKTNATVLIHGETGTGKELVARAIHKESDRSDKPLIKINCGAIPANLIESELFGHEKGAFTGATASRKGRFLLADRGTIFLDEIGEMPLDLQPKLLRIIQEGEFDPVGSSETIKVDVRIIAATHRNLKTFAKEGKFREDLYYRLNVFPIEVPALRERGEDVVLIAQEMVNQFSKKMGKLPLALSETDKTLLIQYHWPGNVRELQNLIERAVIVSKNKSLNLPSIIPLQTNEETKTTKPTPDKIYTAGELASLEKNNILKALKQTKWKISGENGAAALLKIPPTTLASKIKAFGIERPL, encoded by the coding sequence ATGCCAGACGTTTTTAATAATAGTGTTTCCGAATTTCTTACCGGGGTTCCTTTTTTTACCGAGGTTTCCAGACCTTCTTTAGATAAACTATGCAAAGCATCTAAAACTGAAACCTTTTTAAAAAATGAAAGCATACTTACGAAAGGAGATGTTGGTGATTCTATGTTTGTTATCCTTGAAGGCCATGTTAAGGTTCATGAAGGAAATCATATTTACTGTTTTCTTAAAGCTGGTGAATGTTTTGGTGAATACGCTTTAATTGATGATCAAAGACGTTCGGCATCGGTGACTACCGTTGAAAAAACAAACGTCCTAATTATTGATCGTAAAAACTTTGTCAACTTAATAAAAACCGACACTGGCTTTGCCAACGGTATTTTATCTGTTTTAATTAAACGGCATCGGGAACTCGATATTATTCAGGAACGATTGGCCAGCTCAAAAAAAGATATTGAAATTGCTCATTCTAAAATGAGCGGACTCATTAATGGCGCGATGGATGCCATTATTATGTTTAATCAGAATTTTAAAATCACCCTTACCAATCCCTCTGCAAACAAATTACTGGAAAACGACGATGTGCTACAACGAAACGTGCTGTTCTTTTTTGATGATGACAGCGCCGATTTAATTGAAACCATAGTTAACAATGAAATTGATAATGATACCATAAACCAATTCCTTCCTCAGATAATAAAGGTTATAGGTTCCAACAATACCGAAACATTAAACGAAGGTACTATTAGTAAATATGGTGTCGAGAATGATTACTATTATACCTTAATCTTAAGAAATACAGAAGATAGAATCCGTGCCGAAAACAAAATCAATCAATTAACTAATCAGGCACAGTATCTTGAAGAAGAAATTCAGGAGCTTACCAGTGGTTATGGCATTATTGCCGAAAACCAAAACATGAAAGCGGCTTTAAACCTTATTCATCAGGTTGCAAAAACTAATGCCACGGTATTAATTCATGGTGAAACCGGTACTGGAAAAGAACTCGTTGCCAGAGCTATTCATAAAGAAAGCGACCGAAGCGATAAACCCTTAATTAAAATTAATTGTGGAGCTATTCCTGCCAATCTTATAGAAAGTGAATTGTTTGGTCATGAAAAAGGCGCCTTTACCGGAGCCACAGCCAGCCGAAAAGGACGATTTTTATTAGCTGACAGAGGCACTATTTTTCTTGATGAAATTGGCGAAATGCCTTTAGACCTTCAACCCAAACTGTTGCGCATTATCCAGGAAGGCGAATTTGACCCTGTGGGAAGCTCTGAAACTATTAAGGTCGATGTACGTATTATTGCCGCCACCCACCGTAACCTAAAAACTTTTGCTAAAGAAGGCAAATTCAGAGAAGATTTATATTACCGCCTTAATGTATTTCCTATTGAAGTTCCTGCTTTAAGAGAGCGTGGTGAAGACGTGGTTTTAATTGCACAGGAAATGGTTAACCAGTTTTCAAAAAAAATGGGAAAACTTCCTCTTGCCCTATCTGAAACTGATAAAACCTTATTGATTCAATATCATTGGCCGGGAAATGTTCGTGAGCTACAAAACCTGATTGAACGTGCTGTTATTGTTTCAAAAAACAAAAGTCTCAATTTACCCAGTATTATTCCTCTTCAAACAAATGAAGAAACCAAAACTACAAAACCCACACCTGATAAAATTTATACTGCCGGAGAATTAGCTTCTTTGGAAAAAAACAATATTCTCAAAGCGCTAAAACAGACCAAGTGGAAAATATCCGGCGAAAACGGTGCAGCTGCTCTTTTAAAAATACCTCCTACCACTTTGGCTTCAAAAATTAAGGCCTTTGGTATAGAACGTCCTCTGTAA